In the Hemitrygon akajei chromosome 20, sHemAka1.3, whole genome shotgun sequence genome, one interval contains:
- the LOC140713806 gene encoding LOW QUALITY PROTEIN: iroquois-class homeodomain protein irx-4-like (The sequence of the model RefSeq protein was modified relative to this genomic sequence to represent the inferred CDS: inserted 3 bases in 3 codons), which yields MSYPQFGYPYTSAPQFLMTTNPLTTCCESSGRTLTDSGLXASAQTPVYCPVYESRLLATARHELNSAAALGMYGXPYATSQGYGNYVTYGADPSAFYSLSPFDTKDAAGSAHAGIXQATAYYPYDPSLGQYQYDSRVWAVDPGARRKNATRETTSTLKAWLQEHRKNPYPTKGEKIMLAIITKMTLTQVSTWFANARRRLKKENKMTWSPRNKCADDKKPYDEEEDGSPSRKTPEDKHNDDTTCKDKELQLSDLDDFDGIETESDECELKGPFQQMDNGQIKVSECPADQCKKVALKIPLPAPGDGYSEKVKNCLKRVMTNSEQDLMAGGQRGCESKFCFQQQQHRQQMLDSKPRIWSLAQTATSLSQAEYPSCMLKRHQQAISSSPPLASMPAGVVDRQDSPVTTLRNWVDGVFHDPLFRHSTLNQALNNTTVSWATTKGTILDTEAMGRSLGTPTNTIKGQIPGLPQQETSKDITTFPKTGNKMFCS from the exons ATGTCGTACCCGCAGTTCGGATATCCCTACACATCTGCACCTCAG TTTCTGATGACCACCAACCCCCTGACTACGTGCTGTGAGTCAAGTGGCAGAACACTGACGGATTCAGGGC CTGCCTCTGCACAAACCCCTGTCTATTGTCCCGTGTACGAGAGCAGGCTGTTGGCCACGGCCAGACATGAGCTGAACTCAGCGGCTGCCCTCGGAATGTACG GCCCGTATGCCACCAGCCAGGGATATGGCAACTATGTGACCTACGGGGCAGACCCTTCGGCTTTTTATTCACTG AGTCCATTTGACACCAAGGATGCGGCGGGATCTGCGCATGCGGGAA GCCAGGCTACTGCCTATTACCCATATGATCCTAGCTTGGGACAGTATCAGTATGACAG CAGA GTATGGGCGGTGGATCCAGGGGCCAGGCGCAAAAATGCAACTCGAGAGACCACCAGCACACTAAAAGCCTGGTTGCAGGAGCACAGGAAGAACCCCTACCCCACCAAAGGGGAGAAGATCATGCTGGCCATCATCACCAAGATGACCCTGACCCAAGTCTCCACTTGGTTCGCCAACGCCAGGAGGAGGCTCAAGAAGGAGAACAAGATGACCTGGTCGCCGAGGAATAAATGCGCCGATGACAAAAAACCCTACGACGAGGAAGAAGATGGAAGTCCAAGCCGTAAGACCCCGGAAGATAAGCACAATGATG ATACCACATGCAAAGACAAAGAGCTGCAGCTGAGTGACCTCGATGACTTTGATGGAATCGAGACAGAAAGTGACGAGTGCGAGCTGAAAGGCCCGTTTCAACAGATGGACAACGGTCAGATCAAGGTTTCAGAATGTCCGGCTGACCAGTGCAAGAAGGTCGCCTTAAAGATACCCTTGCCAGCACCGGGAGATGGCTATTCAGAAAAGGTCAAGAACTGTCTCAAGCGAGTGATGACAAACTCCGAGCAAGATCTAATGGCTGGAGGACAGCGGGGATGTGAATCCAAGTTTTGCTTCCAGCAGCAACAACACAGGCAGCAGATGCTGGACAGCAAGCCCCGGATCTGGTCCCTAGCTCAGACGGCTACTTCGCTGAGCCAAGCCGAGTATCCATCTTGCATGTTGAAACGGCATCAGCAGGCTATCTCATCCTCGCCCCCTTTGGCCTCTATGCCTGCCGGCGTGGTGGACAGGCAAGATTCCCCTGTGACCACCCTAAGGAATTGGGTGGACGGGGTTTTCCACGACCCTCTATTCAGACACAGCACTTTAAACCAGGCACTTAACAACACCACCGTTTCTTGGGCTACCACCAAAGGCACTATCTTGGATACAGAGGCAATGGGGCGCTCTTTGGGAACTCCTACAAATACAATTAAAGGACAGATCCCAGGTTTACCCCAGCAAGAAACTAGTAAGGACATCACAACGTTTCCTAAAACAGGGAACAAAATGTTCTGTTCATAA